One genomic window of Streptomyces sp. NBC_01276 includes the following:
- a CDS encoding DUF202 domain-containing protein codes for MIDFVKDVRLWFAPQRLRDEGDTPDYRFSLANERTFLAWIRTALALVGGGFAVDQFLPDLRWGVRVGMALALLAVGAACALRAVNHWVRCERAMRRGEDLPLSRFPVVLSLGVGLVAAAMVVVVLLGWTAGR; via the coding sequence ATGATCGACTTCGTCAAGGACGTGCGCCTCTGGTTCGCGCCGCAGCGGCTGAGGGACGAGGGCGACACCCCCGACTACCGGTTCTCCCTGGCCAACGAGCGGACCTTCCTGGCCTGGATCCGGACCGCGCTGGCGCTGGTGGGCGGCGGGTTCGCGGTGGACCAGTTCCTGCCGGACCTGCGGTGGGGGGTGCGCGTCGGGATGGCCCTCGCGCTGCTGGCCGTGGGTGCGGCCTGCGCGCTGCGCGCGGTGAACCACTGGGTGCGGTGCGAGCGGGCGATGCGGCGGGGCGAGGACCTGCCGCTGTCGCGGTTCCCGGTGGTGCTCAGCCTGGGCGTCGGGCTGGTCGCGGCGGCGATGGTGGTGGTCGTGCTGCTGGGCTGGACGGCGGGCCGGTGA
- a CDS encoding phosphotransferase family protein, which produces MTAVPAGSPSPRGLDLERLRGHLDAARPGLVGGPLSGRLIEGGRSNLTYAVTDGSARWVVRRPPLGHVLATAHDMRREHRVIAALHGTAVPVPGPLLLCEDEEVLGAPFYVMEYVDGVPYRTAAQLEEIGPERTRRAVLALVDTLVDLHAVDPGAVGLGDFGRPEGFLDRQLRRWGKQLAASRGRELAGIDELHAALGRTLPASPAPTVVHGDFRLDNVLIGGPDDSIRAVLDWEMSTLGDPLTDLGLLVMYSSDLGLTDSPVSTTSRAPGHPDPAELVERYAARSGRDTGAIAWYTAFAWFKLAVILEGIHYRFTLGQTVGAGFDRIGELVPVFIEHGLTTLQEG; this is translated from the coding sequence ATGACCGCAGTCCCGGCAGGCTCCCCGAGCCCGCGCGGCCTGGACCTGGAGCGGCTGCGCGGCCATCTCGACGCCGCGCGCCCCGGGCTCGTGGGCGGGCCGTTGAGCGGCCGGCTGATCGAGGGGGGCCGGTCGAACCTGACGTACGCGGTCACCGACGGCTCCGCCCGCTGGGTGGTGCGCCGCCCGCCGCTCGGGCACGTCCTGGCCACCGCGCACGACATGCGGCGCGAGCACCGGGTGATCGCCGCCCTGCACGGGACCGCGGTACCGGTGCCCGGTCCGCTGCTGCTGTGCGAGGACGAGGAGGTGCTGGGCGCGCCGTTCTACGTCATGGAGTACGTGGACGGGGTCCCGTACCGGACCGCCGCCCAGCTGGAGGAGATCGGCCCCGAGCGGACCCGGCGGGCGGTGCTCGCCCTGGTGGACACCCTCGTCGACCTGCACGCGGTGGACCCCGGGGCGGTGGGGCTGGGCGATTTCGGCCGGCCCGAGGGCTTCCTCGACCGGCAGTTGCGCCGCTGGGGCAAGCAGCTCGCGGCCTCCCGCGGGCGGGAGCTGGCCGGCATCGACGAGCTGCACGCCGCGCTCGGCAGGACCCTGCCCGCCTCCCCCGCGCCGACCGTGGTGCACGGGGACTTCCGGCTGGACAACGTACTGATCGGCGGGCCGGACGACTCGATCCGGGCGGTGCTGGACTGGGAGATGTCCACGCTGGGCGATCCGCTCACCGACCTCGGGCTGCTGGTGATGTACAGCTCCGACCTGGGCCTGACGGACTCCCCGGTCAGCACGACCAGCCGTGCACCGGGGCACCCGGACCCCGCCGAACTGGTCGAACGCTACGCCGCCCGCTCCGGGCGCGACACCGGCGCGATCGCCTGGTACACGGCCTTCGCCTGGTTCAAGCTCGCGGTGATCCTCGAAGGCATCCACTACCGCTTCACGCTCGGTCAGACGGTCGGCGCGGGCTTCGACCGGATCGGCGAACTGGTCCCGGTCTTCATCGAACACGGTCTGACCACCCTCCAGGAAGGCTGA
- a CDS encoding NUDIX hydrolase, with amino-acid sequence MDSVSSADEVLDVVDRDDRVTGQAPRGEVYARGLLHRCVFVQARDARGRVFVHRRTASKLVFPAHYDMFVGGVLGAGEDYAGAALREAEEELGVSGLEQPAPLFKFLYEGPGGSWWSYVHDVRCDLPVAPQASEVDWHTWLAQEELDRRVADGSWAWVPDGLEAYRRLTAYRAG; translated from the coding sequence ATGGATTCCGTGAGTTCCGCTGATGAAGTGCTGGACGTGGTGGACCGGGACGACCGGGTCACCGGGCAGGCCCCGCGGGGCGAGGTCTACGCCCGGGGGCTGCTCCACCGGTGCGTGTTCGTGCAGGCCAGGGACGCGCGGGGGCGGGTGTTCGTGCACCGCCGGACGGCGTCGAAGCTGGTGTTCCCCGCGCACTACGACATGTTCGTGGGCGGGGTGCTGGGTGCCGGGGAGGACTACGCGGGGGCCGCGCTGCGGGAGGCCGAGGAGGAGCTGGGGGTGAGCGGGCTGGAGCAGCCGGCGCCGCTGTTCAAGTTCCTCTACGAGGGTCCGGGCGGGTCCTGGTGGTCCTACGTGCACGACGTGCGGTGCGACCTGCCGGTGGCCCCGCAGGCCTCGGAGGTGGACTGGCACACCTGGCTGGCGCAGGAGGAGCTGGACCGGCGGGTCGCCGACGGGAGCTGGGCGTGGGTACCGGACGGGCTGGAGGCGTACCGGCGGCTGACGGCGTACCGCGCGGGGTGA
- a CDS encoding acyl-CoA dehydrogenase family protein — protein sequence MDFAFDARTEELRERLLAFMESHVYPAEALAAEQRARLASPWDTPAVFGELKAEARRQGLWNLFFVDQHGLPGAEHGAGLTNLQYAPLAEITGRSPHLAPMATNCAAPDTGNMELLAQFGNERQKKQWLEPLLAGEIRSAFAMTEPEVASSDATNIETRIERAGDEYVVTGRKWYISGAMNPDCKVFIVMGKTDPRGADPRRQQSMTLVPRDTPGVEVRRAMTVYGYADHDHGGHAEVVFDGVRVPAANLIGEEGTGFAIAQARLGPGRIHHCMRLIGMAERAVELMCRRAVGRTAFGKELAAQGVVQGWIADARVTIEQLRLLVLKTAWLMDTVGNRGAHTEIQAIKIATPRAVVGILDQAVQLHGAGGVSQDFPLAELWAAARTLRLADGPDEVHQRSLAHRELKRYRA from the coding sequence ATGGACTTCGCATTCGACGCCCGGACCGAGGAACTCCGCGAGCGGCTGCTCGCGTTCATGGAGAGTCACGTCTACCCGGCGGAAGCCCTCGCCGCCGAGCAGCGCGCACGGCTGGCCTCGCCCTGGGACACCCCGGCCGTCTTCGGTGAACTGAAGGCCGAAGCGCGCCGCCAGGGCCTGTGGAACCTCTTCTTCGTGGACCAGCACGGCCTGCCGGGCGCGGAGCACGGCGCCGGGCTGACCAACCTCCAGTACGCCCCGCTGGCCGAGATCACCGGCCGCAGTCCGCACCTGGCGCCGATGGCGACCAACTGCGCCGCCCCGGACACCGGGAACATGGAGCTGCTCGCGCAGTTCGGGAACGAACGGCAGAAGAAGCAGTGGCTGGAGCCGTTGCTGGCCGGCGAGATCCGCTCCGCCTTCGCGATGACCGAGCCCGAGGTGGCCTCCTCTGACGCGACGAACATCGAGACGCGGATCGAGCGCGCCGGCGACGAGTACGTGGTCACCGGCCGCAAGTGGTACATCTCCGGGGCGATGAACCCCGACTGCAAGGTCTTCATCGTGATGGGCAAGACCGATCCGCGGGGCGCCGACCCGCGCCGACAGCAGTCGATGACCCTGGTCCCGCGCGACACCCCGGGCGTCGAGGTGCGGCGGGCGATGACGGTGTACGGGTACGCCGACCACGACCACGGCGGGCACGCCGAGGTGGTCTTCGACGGGGTCCGGGTTCCGGCGGCCAACCTCATCGGCGAGGAGGGCACCGGCTTCGCCATCGCCCAGGCGCGGCTGGGTCCGGGGCGGATCCACCACTGCATGCGGCTCATCGGCATGGCCGAGCGCGCCGTCGAGCTGATGTGCCGCCGCGCGGTGGGACGTACGGCCTTCGGCAAGGAGCTGGCCGCGCAGGGAGTGGTGCAGGGCTGGATCGCGGACGCCCGGGTCACCATCGAGCAGTTGCGGCTGCTGGTGCTGAAGACCGCCTGGCTGATGGACACGGTGGGCAACCGCGGCGCGCACACCGAGATCCAGGCCATCAAGATCGCTACCCCGCGCGCGGTCGTGGGGATCCTGGACCAGGCCGTGCAGCTGCACGGCGCGGGCGGGGTCAGCCAGGACTTCCCGCTGGCCGAGCTGTGGGCGGCGGCGCGGACGCTGCGGCTGGCGGACGGGCCGGACGAGGTGCACCAGCGCTCGCTGGCGCACCGGGAACTGAAGCGGTACCGGGCCTAG
- a CDS encoding MBL fold metallo-hydrolase, which produces MTVDAPYVVQPAAGVYAYVQPDGGWCLNNAGFVSDGGRTLLVDTAATERRALALREAVAAAGVPLPRTVVNTHHHGDHTYGNAVFAPEALIVGHDNARAEQLAAGHQLELIWPATDFGAIEITAPDLTFSERMTLHVGETEVQVIHPGVAHTTGDAIVWLPRQRVVFTGDLVFAEGTPFLAMGSLSGSLRALELLRSLGAETVVPGHGPLTDASAYGATERYLRFVAELAREGRAKGLTPLEVAQGADLGEFAAWRESERLVANVHRAYAELAGEPEGVPLDIMAVLRDMTVMNGGTPILCHA; this is translated from the coding sequence ATGACCGTCGACGCACCGTACGTAGTCCAGCCCGCGGCCGGGGTGTACGCCTACGTCCAGCCGGACGGGGGCTGGTGCCTGAACAACGCCGGCTTCGTCAGCGACGGCGGGCGGACCCTGCTCGTCGACACGGCCGCCACCGAGCGGCGGGCCCTGGCCCTGCGCGAGGCCGTCGCGGCGGCCGGGGTGCCGCTCCCCCGGACGGTGGTCAACACCCATCACCACGGCGACCACACCTACGGCAACGCGGTGTTCGCGCCCGAGGCCCTGATCGTCGGGCACGACAACGCGCGCGCCGAACAGCTCGCGGCAGGACACCAGCTGGAGCTGATCTGGCCCGCGACCGACTTCGGGGCGATAGAGATCACCGCGCCGGACCTCACCTTCAGCGAGCGCATGACCCTGCACGTCGGCGAGACCGAGGTGCAGGTCATCCACCCGGGAGTGGCGCACACCACCGGGGACGCGATCGTGTGGCTGCCCCGGCAGCGGGTGGTCTTCACCGGGGACCTGGTCTTCGCCGAGGGCACGCCGTTCCTGGCGATGGGTTCGCTGTCCGGGTCCCTGCGGGCGCTGGAGCTGCTGCGGTCCCTGGGCGCGGAGACCGTCGTACCGGGGCACGGACCGCTGACGGACGCGTCGGCGTACGGGGCGACCGAGCGGTACCTGCGGTTCGTCGCCGAACTGGCGCGGGAGGGGCGGGCGAAGGGGCTGACCCCGCTGGAGGTCGCGCAGGGGGCCGATCTCGGCGAGTTCGCGGCCTGGCGGGAGAGCGAGCGGCTGGTGGCGAACGTGCACCGGGCGTACGCGGAGCTGGCCGGGGAGCCGGAGGGCGTGCCGCTGGACATCATGGCCGTGCTCCGCGACATGACGGTGATGAACGGGGGCACGCCGATCCTGTGCCACGCCTGA
- a CDS encoding amino acid permease: MSDRTLTEAPAEASSRHVDAGDEGYSKDLKSRHINMIAIGGAIGTGLFLGAGGRLAGAGPSLAIAYAVCGVFAFFVVRALGELVLYRPSSGAFVSYAREFMGEKGAYTAGWLYFLNWSTTTVADITAAATYAHFWSMFTDVPQWVLAFIALAVVLTANLISVKYFGEMEFWFSLVKVAALAVFLIVGIYLVATSHDIGGHTPGLDNITDNGGIFPSGVLPMLLVIQGVVFAYASVELCGVAAGETENPEKIMPKAINSIMWRVGLFYVGSVVLLALLLPYTEYSGDQSPFVTVFDKLGVPGAAGIMNLVVLTAALSSLNSGLYSTGRILRSMAVSGSAPKFTGVMNKGKVPYGGVLFTAAFGVAGVGLNYFMPKDAFEIVLNFASLGILGTWAMVMLCSLHFWRRAGQGLLERPSYRLPWAPYTQIVTLVFLVTVLVLMWCDGGVGRTTILFVPVIGAALVGGWFLVRGRVAEIAAARSGD; the protein is encoded by the coding sequence ATGAGTGACCGCACCTTGACCGAGGCCCCCGCCGAGGCGTCGTCCCGCCATGTCGACGCCGGTGACGAGGGCTACAGCAAGGACCTCAAGTCCCGCCACATCAACATGATCGCCATCGGCGGAGCGATAGGCACCGGCCTGTTCCTCGGCGCGGGCGGCCGGCTCGCCGGCGCCGGCCCCTCCCTCGCCATCGCCTACGCGGTGTGCGGAGTCTTCGCCTTCTTCGTGGTCCGGGCCCTGGGCGAGCTCGTCCTGTACCGCCCGTCCTCCGGAGCCTTCGTCTCCTACGCGCGCGAGTTCATGGGGGAGAAGGGCGCCTACACCGCCGGCTGGCTCTACTTCCTCAACTGGTCCACGACCACCGTGGCCGACATCACGGCCGCCGCGACCTACGCGCACTTCTGGTCGATGTTCACCGACGTCCCCCAGTGGGTGCTCGCCTTCATCGCCCTGGCCGTCGTGCTGACCGCCAACCTGATCTCGGTGAAGTACTTCGGCGAGATGGAGTTCTGGTTCTCCCTGGTCAAGGTGGCCGCCCTGGCGGTCTTCCTGATCGTCGGCATCTACCTCGTCGCCACCAGCCACGACATCGGCGGCCACACCCCGGGCCTCGACAACATCACCGACAACGGCGGCATCTTCCCGTCCGGCGTGCTCCCGATGCTCCTGGTCATCCAGGGCGTCGTCTTCGCGTACGCCTCAGTCGAGCTCTGCGGCGTCGCCGCGGGCGAGACCGAGAACCCCGAGAAGATCATGCCCAAGGCGATCAACTCGATCATGTGGCGCGTGGGCCTCTTCTACGTCGGCTCCGTGGTCCTGCTGGCCCTGCTGCTCCCGTACACCGAGTACTCCGGCGACCAGAGCCCCTTCGTCACGGTCTTCGACAAGCTCGGCGTCCCCGGTGCCGCCGGCATCATGAACCTGGTCGTCCTGACCGCGGCCCTCTCCAGCCTGAACTCCGGCCTCTACTCCACCGGCCGCATCCTGCGCTCGATGGCCGTCTCCGGCTCCGCCCCCAAGTTCACCGGCGTCATGAACAAGGGCAAGGTCCCCTACGGCGGGGTCCTGTTCACCGCCGCCTTCGGCGTCGCGGGCGTCGGCCTGAACTACTTCATGCCCAAGGACGCCTTCGAGATCGTCCTGAACTTCGCCTCGCTCGGCATCCTGGGCACCTGGGCGATGGTCATGCTGTGCTCGCTCCACTTCTGGCGGCGCGCCGGCCAGGGCCTCCTGGAGCGGCCGTCCTACCGCCTGCCCTGGGCCCCGTACACCCAGATCGTGACGCTGGTCTTCCTGGTCACCGTCCTGGTCCTGATGTGGTGCGACGGGGGCGTCGGCCGCACCACGATCCTCTTCGTCCCGGTCATCGGAGCGGCCCTGGTCGGCGGCTGGTTCCTGGTCCGGGGCCGGGTGGCGGAGATCGCCGCCGCCCGCTCCGGCGACTGA
- a CDS encoding APC family permease, translating to MPTGRSTTLPAEAEIRTYKGQDRALRADRLGTAGLLLSVLAASAPLMVVAGVMPTIFGVMGIVGQPLLFVILGVVLALFGVGYAEMSRHVHNAGAFYAYIARGLGPTAGACASLVALVAYSAMQVGVYGILGFEISGLFATYLDTRVAWWIPALIAVAATGALGWLKIDLNAKVLGVLLLIECALVVVFDAAALGKPGPEGLSLTAFDPGTLSGAGLGTALCFCIAAFVGFEQSPVYAEETSKPHIVVSRVMFLAIGFVAVFFALSAWALSVATGPAGITAASAKAGPGLLFELTEARLGAAFTDVLHVLFVTGMFAAMLSFHNVVARYAFAMGREGLLPARFGRTNPGTGAPATGSLLQTVVAAVVVVVFALTDDMPAGDPTAPVLHLFTWMGSVGALGVTVLMAASSFAVIAFFVRRGTAGAQVWRLIAAALAGLALIAIAVYTVRDFGVLVGAAEGSALGRALPAIIGVAALGGLVHGLLLKRRRPEAHARIGLGNEAFRLDQAAEADPVG from the coding sequence ATGCCGACGGGCAGATCCACCACGCTCCCAGCCGAGGCCGAGATCCGCACGTACAAGGGCCAGGACCGCGCCCTGCGCGCCGACCGTCTCGGCACCGCCGGACTGCTGCTCTCCGTACTCGCCGCGAGCGCGCCGCTGATGGTCGTCGCGGGTGTCATGCCCACGATCTTCGGGGTCATGGGCATCGTCGGCCAGCCGCTCCTCTTCGTGATCCTCGGCGTCGTCCTCGCCCTCTTCGGCGTCGGGTACGCCGAGATGAGCCGCCACGTCCACAACGCCGGCGCCTTCTACGCGTACATCGCGCGCGGCCTCGGGCCCACCGCCGGGGCCTGTGCCTCCCTCGTCGCCCTCGTCGCCTACAGCGCCATGCAGGTCGGCGTGTACGGCATCCTCGGCTTCGAGATCTCCGGCCTCTTCGCGACCTACCTCGACACCCGGGTCGCCTGGTGGATCCCGGCCCTGATCGCCGTCGCCGCCACCGGTGCGCTCGGCTGGCTGAAGATCGACCTCAACGCCAAGGTGCTCGGCGTCCTGCTGCTGATCGAGTGCGCCCTCGTCGTCGTCTTCGACGCCGCCGCCCTCGGCAAGCCCGGCCCCGAAGGACTCTCCCTCACCGCCTTCGACCCCGGCACCCTCTCCGGAGCCGGCCTCGGCACGGCCCTGTGCTTCTGCATCGCCGCCTTCGTCGGCTTCGAGCAGTCCCCGGTGTACGCCGAGGAGACCAGCAAGCCGCACATCGTGGTCTCGCGCGTGATGTTCCTCGCGATCGGCTTCGTCGCCGTCTTCTTCGCCCTCAGCGCCTGGGCCCTGTCCGTGGCCACCGGACCCGCCGGGATCACCGCCGCCTCCGCGAAGGCCGGTCCCGGACTGCTCTTCGAGCTGACCGAGGCCCGTCTGGGTGCCGCCTTCACCGACGTCCTGCACGTGCTCTTCGTCACGGGCATGTTCGCGGCCATGCTCAGCTTCCACAACGTCGTCGCCCGCTACGCCTTCGCCATGGGCCGTGAGGGCCTGCTCCCCGCCCGCTTCGGCCGCACCAACCCCGGCACCGGCGCCCCCGCCACCGGCTCCCTGCTGCAGACCGTCGTGGCCGCCGTCGTCGTCGTCGTCTTCGCGCTCACCGACGACATGCCGGCCGGCGACCCCACCGCTCCCGTCCTGCACCTGTTCACCTGGATGGGCAGTGTCGGAGCCCTCGGCGTGACCGTCCTGATGGCCGCCTCCTCCTTCGCCGTCATCGCCTTCTTCGTCCGCCGCGGCACCGCGGGCGCGCAGGTGTGGCGTCTGATCGCCGCGGCCCTGGCGGGCCTCGCGCTGATCGCCATCGCCGTCTACACCGTGCGGGACTTCGGCGTGCTGGTCGGCGCCGCGGAGGGCTCCGCGCTGGGCCGGGCGCTGCCCGCGATCATCGGCGTGGCCGCCCTGGGCGGACTGGTCCACGGGCTGCTGCTCAAGAGGCGCCGCCCCGAGGCCCACGCCCGGATCGGCCTGGGCAACGAGGCCTTCCGCCTCGACCAGGCCGCGGAGGCCGACCCGGTCGGCTGA
- a CDS encoding ASCH domain-containing protein: MAIYDDLPPFLLGYPGELRDRLVAAVLSGAKTATTGLLEEYEREGEPLPEPGDRAVLVDSAERPLAVLELTEVRVLRLAEVDLRHAVDEGEGYASVAEWRTSHERFWHSGEQRAAMGDPHFTVGDDTLVVTERFRLLQAGAGAGA; encoded by the coding sequence ATGGCGATCTACGACGACCTGCCCCCCTTCCTCCTGGGCTACCCCGGGGAACTGCGGGACCGACTGGTGGCGGCGGTGCTGAGCGGGGCGAAGACCGCCACGACGGGACTGCTGGAGGAGTACGAGCGGGAGGGCGAGCCGCTGCCCGAACCGGGCGACCGCGCGGTCCTGGTCGACTCCGCCGAACGGCCGCTGGCTGTCCTGGAACTGACGGAGGTGCGCGTGCTGCGGCTGGCCGAGGTCGATCTGCGGCACGCGGTGGACGAGGGCGAGGGATACGCGTCGGTGGCCGAATGGCGCACCTCCCACGAGCGGTTCTGGCACAGCGGGGAACAGCGCGCGGCCATGGGCGACCCGCACTTCACGGTCGGCGACGACACTCTGGTCGTCACCGAACGCTTCAGGCTCCTCCAGGCCGGGGCCGGGGCCGGGGCCTAG
- a CDS encoding TetR/AcrR family transcriptional regulator: MAASTTAGPEDINRETPVPQRLLAVATRLFAERGYDRTSVQEIVEAAGVTKGALYHYFGSKDDLLHEVYARMLRLQQQRLDAVAGSDAPVEERLRAAAADVVVTTIENLDDAMIFFRSMHQLSPEKYKQVRAERRRYHERFRALVEEGQRTGVFATATPADLVVDFYFGSVHHLSTWYRTDGPLTPHQVADHLADLLLRSLRP, from the coding sequence ATGGCCGCCAGCACCACCGCGGGACCCGAGGACATCAACCGGGAGACCCCGGTGCCGCAGCGGCTGCTGGCCGTCGCGACCAGGCTGTTCGCCGAGCGCGGCTACGACCGCACCTCCGTGCAGGAGATCGTCGAGGCGGCCGGAGTCACCAAGGGCGCGCTCTACCACTACTTCGGTTCCAAGGACGACCTGCTGCACGAGGTGTACGCGCGCATGCTGCGCCTCCAGCAGCAGCGGCTCGACGCGGTGGCCGGATCCGACGCTCCCGTCGAGGAGCGGCTGCGGGCGGCCGCCGCCGACGTGGTGGTGACCACCATCGAGAACCTCGACGACGCGATGATCTTCTTCCGGTCGATGCACCAGCTCAGCCCGGAGAAGTACAAGCAGGTACGGGCGGAGCGCCGCCGCTACCACGAGCGGTTCCGGGCCCTGGTCGAGGAGGGGCAGCGCACGGGGGTGTTCGCCACGGCCACCCCCGCCGACCTGGTGGTGGACTTCTACTTCGGGTCCGTCCACCACCTGTCGACCTGGTACCGCACGGACGGCCCGCTCACCCCGCACCAGGTCGCCGACCACCTCGCCGACCTGCTGCTGCGCTCGCTCAGGCCCTGA
- a CDS encoding FAD-binding dehydrogenase: MTTYDADVIVIGAGLAGLVATAELVDAGRKVILLDQEPEQSVGGQAHWSFGGLFFVDSPEQRRMRIKDSRELALQDWAGTAGFDRPEDAWPRRWAEAYVDFAAGEKRPWLHARGVRFFPVVGWAERGGYDANGHGNSVPRFHITWGTGPGLVAPFERRVRAGAARGLVEFRFRHRVTGLATTGGAVDTVTGEVLAPSDAVRGAASSREVTGAFSLRAQAVIVTSGGIGGNHDLVRAQWPARLGTPPERMLAGVPAHVDGLMLGITERAGASHINKDRMWHYTEGIENWDPIWARHGIRILPGPSSLWLDATGKRLPVPLFPGFDTLGTLDHIMKTGHDHTWFVLNQRIIGKEFGLSGSEQNPDLTGKSVRDVIDRARQAVPGPVKAFMDRGADFVVERDLAALVRGMNAVTKEDLLDEATVRREVVARDREIANPFTKDLQVTAIHGARKYLGDKLIRTAAPHRILDPKAGPLIAVRLSVLTRKSLGGLETDLSSRVLTPAGEPLPGVYAAGEAAGFGGGGVHGYRALEGTFLGGCIFSGRAAGRAAAKAVS, encoded by the coding sequence ATGACGACGTACGACGCCGACGTGATCGTGATCGGAGCGGGCCTCGCCGGGCTCGTAGCCACCGCCGAGCTCGTCGACGCGGGCCGCAAGGTGATCCTCCTCGACCAGGAGCCCGAGCAGTCCGTCGGGGGCCAGGCCCACTGGTCCTTCGGCGGCCTGTTCTTCGTGGACTCGCCCGAGCAGCGGCGGATGCGGATCAAGGACAGCCGCGAGCTCGCCCTCCAGGACTGGGCCGGAACGGCGGGGTTCGACCGGCCCGAGGACGCCTGGCCGCGCCGCTGGGCCGAGGCCTACGTGGACTTCGCGGCCGGGGAGAAGCGGCCCTGGCTGCACGCCCGGGGGGTCCGCTTCTTCCCCGTCGTCGGGTGGGCGGAGCGCGGCGGCTACGACGCGAACGGCCACGGCAACTCCGTCCCCCGCTTCCACATCACCTGGGGCACGGGCCCGGGCCTGGTCGCCCCCTTCGAACGCCGGGTCCGGGCCGGGGCGGCCCGCGGCCTGGTCGAGTTCCGCTTCCGCCACCGGGTCACCGGTCTCGCCACCACCGGCGGCGCCGTGGACACCGTCACCGGGGAGGTCCTGGCCCCCTCCGACGCCGTACGGGGCGCCGCGAGCAGCCGCGAGGTCACCGGGGCCTTCTCCCTCCGGGCCCAGGCGGTGATCGTCACGAGTGGCGGCATCGGCGGCAACCACGACCTCGTGCGCGCGCAGTGGCCGGCCCGCCTCGGCACCCCGCCCGAGCGGATGCTGGCCGGGGTCCCGGCGCACGTGGACGGCCTGATGCTTGGCATCACGGAGCGGGCCGGCGCCAGCCACATCAACAAGGACCGGATGTGGCACTACACCGAGGGCATCGAGAACTGGGACCCCATCTGGGCCCGGCACGGCATCCGCATCCTGCCCGGCCCGTCCTCGCTCTGGCTCGACGCCACCGGCAAGCGGCTGCCCGTGCCGCTCTTCCCGGGCTTCGACACCCTCGGCACCCTCGACCACATCATGAAGACGGGCCACGACCACACCTGGTTCGTGCTCAACCAGCGCATCATCGGCAAGGAGTTCGGTCTCTCCGGCTCCGAGCAGAACCCCGACCTGACCGGCAAGTCGGTCCGCGACGTCATCGACCGCGCCCGCCAGGCCGTGCCCGGCCCGGTGAAGGCCTTCATGGACCGCGGCGCCGACTTCGTCGTCGAGCGGGACCTCGCCGCCCTGGTGCGCGGCATGAACGCCGTCACCAAGGAGGACCTCCTCGACGAGGCCACCGTCCGCCGGGAGGTCGTGGCCCGCGACCGGGAGATCGCCAATCCCTTCACCAAGGACCTCCAGGTGACGGCCATCCACGGCGCCCGCAAGTACCTCGGCGACAAGCTGATCCGCACCGCCGCCCCGCACCGCATCCTCGACCCGAAGGCGGGCCCGCTGATCGCCGTCCGGCTCTCGGTCCTGACCCGGAAGTCCCTCGGCGGCCTGGAGACCGACCTGTCCTCCCGCGTCCTGACCCCGGCGGGCGAACCGCTCCCCGGCGTCTACGCGGCCGGCGAGGCGGCCGGCTTCGGCGGGGGAGGGGTCCACGGCTACCGCGCGCTGGAGGGCACCTTCCTGGGCGGCTGCATCTTCTCGGGCCGCGCCGCGGGCCGCGCGGCGGCCAAGGCCGTCTCCTAG
- a CDS encoding DUF202 domain-containing protein, protein MSGPGTASRDAGLQPERTRLAWRRTTLACSVAAVLALRQALHGSGSPLRVAGTAVIALIWLAFLGVAHVRVRQLATARPPALAPRVALGAVLCTVALALFATTVIF, encoded by the coding sequence GTGAGCGGGCCGGGTACGGCCTCCCGCGACGCCGGGCTCCAGCCGGAACGGACCCGGCTGGCCTGGCGGCGTACGACACTGGCCTGTTCGGTGGCCGCGGTACTCGCGCTGCGGCAGGCCCTGCACGGCTCCGGCTCCCCCCTGCGGGTGGCCGGGACGGCGGTGATCGCGCTGATCTGGCTGGCGTTCCTGGGTGTGGCACACGTGCGCGTGCGGCAGCTGGCGACGGCCCGGCCTCCGGCGCTCGCACCGCGGGTGGCGCTCGGAGCGGTGCTGTGCACCGTGGCGCTGGCGCTGTTCGCGACGACGGTGATCTTCTGA